GATGTTGATCAATCCATGTGCGGATACTGGACATGCCTCTGATTATGACATACATCGTAATTAACGGTACTCCCAGGTGCCGAGTTTTCGGCACTACACTCTTCACGACTCCTCTCGAACCCTATCGTATGCCCGACAACGTTCGTTACAAACCCCTAGGTCCCGATTCGAGTCACCCGCCGATATCCTTCGTACAGGGCTGGTAATCCGAGAGGAAGTGCGAGGAATCCAAACCCGAGAAGGGCATACTGGTCTGTATCCCGGTGTCGCATGACGAGGATGGTCGTGACGATGCCGAATAGCGCAATGACGTATGCGGTGTTGGTCCAGAGTACGTCGTAGGTCGAACAGTACAGCCAGCAAACGAACGTGTAGGCCGGGGCGTTCCAGGTCGGTGGATAGAGGTTCGGCCAGAAGAACCGGCAGTACGTGGTCCAGCCCAGCATCGCAATAGTCGGCAACCCAACGAGCCACACCGCAGTCCCACGATTCAAATCTCCGTATCGTCGGTATCCCGCGAGGAAGAGAGCGGGAAAGCAGAAGACCCACAGCCAGATGCCGATGGTGTAGGTCACCGGCCAGTGCTGGATTCGGGGCTGTGCAACTGGAAGCCGTACTGACTCGGGAAGCGTCGCCCACGGAAACGAGGGGTCGGGAACTGGATTCGTGAGGAACGCGATTAGACAGAGTCCCGTTCCGACAAGGAATCCGTACAATCCCAGCGTCGTGTATCGGTCAAGCCACGCTGGAAGTTGCGGACGGGTCGACTGTTGACGGTGATCGGAGACGCCGACCATGCTTCAACTTCGTCTGGCCGTGATCAGGTATCTCGTTCGAGTGCTTCGCGTCGCTGTTCGTATTCCTCGTCAGTCAGCTCCCCGCGCGCGTAGGCGAGCCGAAGCTCTTCGAGTGCTTGGTCTGAGTCACTTGCATCCCCTGTAATCGCGCGATAGATGAGGTACCCACCACCGACGAGGGCGGCGAGGAACAGTAATTGCATCACGATGCCGACGATGAATATCCAGCCAGGCATCGTCCCGTCGCCCCACATGTGACCGCCCCACGTACCACCCATCATCGGACCGAATCCCATCATTCCGAAGCCCATGAAGAACAACGGGAAGATGAATACGGCGCCGATGATTACGAGGAGGAGCGTAACAAGTCGCGTATCGTCTGTTTTCGTAGGCATCTTGTATCCCTCCGTGAGTTTGGGCCTCAACTAATACTACGCACTGACTATTCAATGCGGTTGTGCCTTCGATCTGTGCCTTCTGGCCCTCGCTTTTCTTTTGAATTCTCACTTTTCACGGCTCTGACCCGAACTATCTGAGCGGAAACTGCAATAGGTACTCCCTTCGAAACGATATCTATGGTGGCGACGATGATTGATGGCATCTTCGAAGCGCTACGTATCGGTGTGGGCTTCCTCTGGACGGCGGCGTGGGCAATCATCATGGGCCTCACGATCACGAGTCTCGTCCAGGTCTACGTCTCCAAGGAGCGAATGGCACAGGTGCTGGGTGACGGTGATCTGAGCGGACTCACCAAGGCGACTGCGTTTGGCGCGGCGAGTAGTGGTTGCAGTTTCGGCGCTGTCGCCATCGGAAAGGGGTTGTTCAAGAAGGGCGCCCACGCGGTGAACTTTCTCGCGTTCATGTTCGCGTCGACGAACCTCATCGTCGAACTCGGTCTGATGATCCTCATCCTGCTTGGCTGGGAGTTCCTCGTTGCGGAGTTACTCGGCGGGCTCATTCTCATTGCCGTGATGGCGGTGATCGTCCACTTCACGCTCCCCGAGAATCTCTTCGACGAGGTCCGGGAGACGCTCAACGACCGCGACCGTGGGAGGGGCGTCACCGAAGATCCGACCTGTGGGATGGAGGGCAAAGACACGTATTCTCTCACGACTGACGGCGGTGAGACGCTCAAATTCTGTTCAGAGGGCTGTATGGAGACGTACTTACAGGAAACGTCGAGCCGCGGCGGATGGCGCGACGAACTACTGTCGTGGGGTGGCTGGTACAAGGTCGGGAATCAGTACCGCAAGGAGTGGTCGATGATCTGGAAAGACGTCATCGCTGGCTTCCTCATCTCGGGGTTCGTCATCGTCTTCGTCCCCCAGTGGGTGTGGAACACCCTGTTCATTCAGGGCGACGGGCTGCTCGTGGTTGCCGAGAACGCGATTATGGGTGTCGCCATCGCCGTCGTCAGCTTCGTCGGGAGCATGGGTAATGTCCCGTTCGCCGTCGCCCTCTGGGGCGGCGGAATCAGCTTCGCGGGTGTCATCGCGTTCGTCTATGCCGACCTCATCACGATTCCCGTGTTGAACGTCTACCGGAAGTACTACGGCTGGAGAATCATGCTGTACATCCTGGGCGTCTTCTTCGTGACGATGGCCTTCACGGGCTTCCTCATGGAACTGCTGTTCGACGCGCTGAGTATCGTTCCAGATTTGGCGGGTGGCGAGACGGCGACCGAGCAGACGTACTTCGAGCTCAACTACACGTTCTACCTCAACATCGTTGCGTTCGCGCTCTCCGGATTTCTGCTGTACGTCTATCGACGCGGTCTCGGTGCGCCCGGCCAGTACCGCGATCCCGTTTGTGGCATGCGGGCCGACGACAGCGAGCCATCGGCGACGTACGACGACGAAACGTACTACTTCTGCTCGCAGACCTGCAAGGAGACGTTCGAAAAGAACCCAGATGAATTCACGAATCAACATCCGGAGGCGGGAGCGTCTCAAGGTCATGACCACCATTGAACACCGACTCGAGATATCGAATCCGTGGGGTTGTCAGCCCCGTGATCGCGTTGGCCAATCAAAACTGGTACAGCAATGTCTCACGAACTCACACACATGAGCAAGTGTCTCGGCGGATCGAGGTGGAGAAGATGAACCGACGGCAAGCCGATACAGTAGTCAGTGCCTTGGTCGTTGCCGTCATCATCCTCGGCGGTGTACTCAGCTGGCAAGCGTACCAGCAACAGCAGGCCTTCGAGCAGATGGGATCGATGATGGGCACGTCGATGGGCGCGGTTCACGGGACGAACCCACTCTTGTACGTTCTCGGAACTCTTCTCGTCTCGGCTGTCGTTGGTGGTGGCTATCTCGTGGTTCGGGACGAGCTCACTAGCACAGAGGTAACCGGTCGCTCACAGACTGAGATGGCGAATCCAACCACCTCTGAGAACACCGAATCGCAGGAAGGGACCGTTCAATCAGCGGGGAAGGTCAATCCGGAGTCTCAGCCACAGGCCCGCGTATTGGACCTCTTGCCGGAAGACGAACGCCGTATCCTCGAACCAGTCATCTCCTCGCCCGGCATCACACAGATCGAATTACGAGATCGCTCGGACTTCTCGAAGAGCAAGGTCAGTCAGACGGTGAGTGCTCTCGAGAAGCGCGGCCTCCTGTACCGCGAGCGCCAAGGGCGGACGTATCGCATCTATCCGAGCGACGACTTACAACAGAAACAGGCGAACTAGCAATTCTACTGCAGACCCAGAACTGTTCGGAACCGTGGTCGTGGTCCTGTCCCGAGAGAAGGGTCGAGTGCCAACCCGGCGAATTCGAGGCGGATGAACGGTTCTATTCCTGAAAAACGGTTAGAGCGCCCTATACACGTTCTCGAACGTTCTCCTGTTCGGATTCACACCCACGTCGATAACTCCCGAGCAGTCCTACGAGTAACCGAGGAGAAAGACAATGACCAACTTCAAACTCGGTCGGTGGCTGCTCGTGGCCCTCGCAGTTGTCGGACTCGCGTTCGCCGCCTCCGTGGTCGGGGCACACGGCAACGAAACGACCGCAGACGACGCGCCCACGGACGATGCCACCGCAGATGAATGGGCCACTTGGATGGAGGCGCAGATGACCGAACACATGGGCCCTGGTAGCGTCGAGTGGATGGAGTCGCACATGGGGGTGACCGTCGACGAGATGGCCCAAGACATGGCTGACGAGGAATACCACGGCGGGGCTGACGACGAGTACCACGGCGGAATGTACGGGCAGGGCCACTGCTGACGGCCCTGACCGTTTCGATTGCTTCGACCGAACACCGCGACTCACAAACTCAAGATGATGACGCAACTCACCACTCACGTCGGACGCACTGCTCGTCGACTCGTGATATTCGCGGTCCCGTTGCTGGTTGCGGCGACTGGAACGGCCGTCGCCCACGGCGGCGGGAGCTACGGCGGCGGGATGATGGGCGGAAGCGGCTGGGGCCTCTTCGGCGGAGCGATGGGGCTCTGGGGACTCCTCTGGATGGGACTTCTCATTGCTGTCCCGCTCTACGTGGTCTATGCGCTCCTCAACCGAGAATCCAGCGGGAACGATGAGCAGTCGTTGTCGGTTCTCCGCGAGCGATACGCTCGCGGTGAGCTCTCGGACGATGAATTCGAACGGCGGCGAAAACGGCTCGAACAATCGGAGTGATCATCCGCTATGGTACCAACGGCATCACACGCAGTTACTCCTGTATATCGCCGCCAGCTTCGCACTGGTCGGGCTTGGCGGTCTCCTCAAGGGTGTACTCTTCGAATTCCTCCGGGTGTCAATCTTCGAAGCGGGATTCGTCGCAGTACTCGTCACCGCAACCGGAATGCTGTCTCTCTTCTACGCCCTGTATGCCCCGAAACCCTGAGTATTCGAGACACCCATTCGACAAGCGGCTTCTCCACGTCATTTCCGGTTCGAAGCCGGTACTGTTCGGACTATCTTTGTTCTCGATAGTGTAGGACCGCAGTGAGTATTATCGAAGGGGCAATCCGCTAAAGAGAGGGGACCGTATGTATCCCTGTATGACCACGACCATCACCGTGGACGGAATGTCGTGCGGTCACTGTGAGCAGACGGGCGAAGAGGCGCTTCAAGAGGTCTCCGGAGTGACTGACGTGATTGCCGACGCTGGTCCTGCTGTACCGTTTCAGGGGCGAAGATTCAGGAAGCTGGCGGGTCCACCTGTAAAGAGAATATGATCCATGGACGACCACAAAGATACAACTGAGAATCCCCCGGCGGGTGAACACCAGCAGGGCGACAGCAGTCACCAGCACGACCACGGCGAGCACGATGAAGCGGCGGCCGAGGCTGACGAACAACGGGTAGAACAGGAGCTACTGGAGGAGGAGGCTCACCCTGGTGCGGAGAGTGAGCTGGCGCCCGACGAGCAGCACGAGCACGCCGGACACGAGGGCGAAGGGCACGGCCACGGTTCCCGCGAGGGCCACGGCGAAGGTCATGGTGGTATGCACGAGGGCCACGAGCAGATGTTCCGCAGGCGCTTCTTCGTCTCGACACTCCTGTCGATTCCCGTCCTCCTGTACAGCGAACTGCTACAGGAGTGGCTCGGGTTCTCCGTCCCAGCGTTCCCGGGGAGCGAATGGATCAACCCCGTCTTCGCGGTCATCGTCTTCGCGTACGGTGGGGTGCCGTTCATCCAGATGGCGGTCCCGGAGCTCAAAGACCGGTCGCCGGGGATGATGACGCTGATCTCGATGGCAATCACCGTCGCGTTCGTCTACAGCCTCGCGAGCGTGGTCTTCCCGACGCAGTCAGCGTTCTTCTGGGAGCTCGTGACGCTGATCGACATAATGTTGCTTGGCCACTGGATCGAGATGCGGTCCGTACGCCGGGCCTCGAGCGCGGTGGACGAACTGGCGAAGCTGATGCCGGATACCGCCGAGCGCATCACCGAGTCCGGTGACACCGAGGATGTCCCTGTCAGTGAACTCTCCGAGGATGACCTTGTGCTCGTCCGGCCGGGGGCGAGTGTCCCTGCTGACGGCATCGTCGAGGAGGGTGATTCGGACGTCGAGGAGTCGATGATTACGGGCGAGTCGAAACCGGTTTCGAAGGAACCTGGCGATGAGGTCATCGGCGGGACGATCAACGGCGACGGTAGCCTCCGCGTGCGCGTCGGTGCGACGGGCGAAGAGACGACGCTCGCGGGCATCATGCGCCTCGTCGAAGAGGCCCAGCAGAGTAAATCCAAGACACAGGTGTTGGCCGACCGCGCGGCTGGCTGGCTGTTCTACGTCGCGCTCGGGGCGGCGGTCGTGACAGCAATCGCGTGGACGCTCGCAGTCTCGTTCGACGCGACCGTCATCGAGCGCGTCGTGACGGTGCTCGTCATCGCCTGTCCACACGCACTCGGGCTCGCCATCCCCCTCGTGGTCGCAATCAACACGTCGCTCGCCGCTCGGAACGGGATGCTCGTTCGCGACCGCATCGCGATGGAGGACGCGCGGAATCTGGACGCGATTATCTTCGACAAGACGGGGACGCTCACCGAAGGTGAACACGGCGTCGTCGACATGGCGACCGTCGACGGCGTCGGCGAGGATGACGCACTCCGTTTGGCGGCCGCTGTTGAGAGCGACTCCGAGCACATGATCGCGCGAGCCATCCGGGAGGCCGCCAACGAGCGAGACCTCAGCGCCCCTGATGCGACCGATTTCGAGGTGATCAAAGGTCGAGGCGTCCGCGCGACCGTCGACGTCTCCGGCTTCGCCGGAGGCTCGTCGGACGAGTCCGACGGTGGAACCGAGGTGTACGTCGGCGGGCCGAATCTGTTGACCCAACTCGAGAGCGAGATGCCGGACCATCTCCAGCGCTTCGCTGACGAAGCCGGTCAGAACGCCCAAACGGTGGTGTATCTCGTTCGTGACGGAGAGTTGGTCGCCGCGTTCGCGATGGCCGACGTAATCCGCGAAGAAAGTTTCCGCGTCGTCGACACTCTCCACGATCTGGGCATCGAGGTCGCGATGCTGACTGGCGACTCCCGGGACGTCGCTGACGCTGTCGCCGACGAACTGGGCATCGACACGGTGTTCGCGGAGGTCCTTCCCGAAGATAAGGACGAGAAAGTCCGGGAGCTCCAGGACCAGGGGAAGCTCGTGGGGATGGTCGGCGACGGCGTCAACGACGCACCGGCGCTGACGCGAGCCGACGTCGGCATCGCTATTGGGAGCGGCACCGACGTTGCGGTCCAGTCGGCGGACGTCATCCTCGTCCAGAATAACCCGATGGACGTCGTCCGGCTGGTCAAACTGAGCAAGGCAAGCTACCGGAAGATGCAAGAGAACATCGTCTGGGCGGCCGGGTACAACGTCTTCGCGATTCCGCTTGCAGCAGGCGTGTTAGCTCCAATCGGGATTCTGCTGTCCCCCGCGGTGGGCGCTCTCCTGATGTCGCTGAGTACAGTCATCGTCGCCATCAACGCCCAGCTCCTTCGGCGCGTGGACCTGTCCATCCCCGAGCTTCAAGGCGAGACACCATCTACGGAGGCACAGCCCGCTGACTGAGACCCTTTCTGGCTACTTCAAGAGGAGTTCCGTCGGGTTGACCGTCGCGCTCGGACAGTCCGGCGGGTGCTACGTAGGAACCGATTCTTTGCTCTCCAGAGACTGGTTTTCCCACTCACACCGTGCCTCTATTTCACTGGTCGAGGGTAGAGATCAGTTCAGCGGATGTATCCAGCACGATGGTTGGGTTGTGGGTCGGCCTCTGTCGGGTGAGTCGGCTGTCCAGGTACGCCGTGTCGGGGATACCGGTCTACGCGATGGACTCGACACGAAACACGTAGTCAGCATAGGCCTTATCGAGGTTCGTCGGACTCTCTTCGGCGGTATGCTCTGTACATAAGAAGGCTTCTGCCTCAACGGCGCCGTGGCCGGTTTCTTCTTGATACCGTTCGAGGACGACAAACGTCGCGTGCTCAGTACAGCCACGACGATGACACGTCCGAGGCGAGTCTGGAGGTTCGTTCCCCTCACGTCGAGCTTCCTCCTGCCTGTCGCGCGGTGGTTCGGCTTCGTCGGCACGCTCA
The Halorussus salilacus genome window above contains:
- a CDS encoding DUF7343 domain-containing protein, translating into MNRRQADTVVSALVVAVIILGGVLSWQAYQQQQAFEQMGSMMGTSMGAVHGTNPLLYVLGTLLVSAVVGGGYLVVRDELTSTEVTGRSQTEMANPTTSENTESQEGTVQSAGKVNPESQPQARVLDLLPEDERRILEPVISSPGITQIELRDRSDFSKSKVSQTVSALEKRGLLYRERQGRTYRIYPSDDLQQKQAN
- a CDS encoding permease, whose product is MVATMIDGIFEALRIGVGFLWTAAWAIIMGLTITSLVQVYVSKERMAQVLGDGDLSGLTKATAFGAASSGCSFGAVAIGKGLFKKGAHAVNFLAFMFASTNLIVELGLMILILLGWEFLVAELLGGLILIAVMAVIVHFTLPENLFDEVRETLNDRDRGRGVTEDPTCGMEGKDTYSLTTDGGETLKFCSEGCMETYLQETSSRGGWRDELLSWGGWYKVGNQYRKEWSMIWKDVIAGFLISGFVIVFVPQWVWNTLFIQGDGLLVVAENAIMGVAIAVVSFVGSMGNVPFAVALWGGGISFAGVIAFVYADLITIPVLNVYRKYYGWRIMLYILGVFFVTMAFTGFLMELLFDALSIVPDLAGGETATEQTYFELNYTFYLNIVAFALSGFLLYVYRRGLGAPGQYRDPVCGMRADDSEPSATYDDETYYFCSQTCKETFEKNPDEFTNQHPEAGASQGHDHH
- a CDS encoding SHOCT domain-containing protein, giving the protein MPTKTDDTRLVTLLLVIIGAVFIFPLFFMGFGMMGFGPMMGGTWGGHMWGDGTMPGWIFIVGIVMQLLFLAALVGGGYLIYRAITGDASDSDQALEELRLAYARGELTDEEYEQRREALERDT
- a CDS encoding heavy-metal-associated domain-containing protein, which produces MTTTITVDGMSCGHCEQTGEEALQEVSGVTDVIADAGPAVPFQGRRFRKLAGPPVKRI
- a CDS encoding DUF7521 family protein, coding for MNSNGGENGSNNRSDHPLWYQRHHTQLLLYIAASFALVGLGGLLKGVLFEFLRVSIFEAGFVAVLVTATGMLSLFYALYAPKP
- a CDS encoding heavy metal translocating P-type ATPase; translated protein: MDDHKDTTENPPAGEHQQGDSSHQHDHGEHDEAAAEADEQRVEQELLEEEAHPGAESELAPDEQHEHAGHEGEGHGHGSREGHGEGHGGMHEGHEQMFRRRFFVSTLLSIPVLLYSELLQEWLGFSVPAFPGSEWINPVFAVIVFAYGGVPFIQMAVPELKDRSPGMMTLISMAITVAFVYSLASVVFPTQSAFFWELVTLIDIMLLGHWIEMRSVRRASSAVDELAKLMPDTAERITESGDTEDVPVSELSEDDLVLVRPGASVPADGIVEEGDSDVEESMITGESKPVSKEPGDEVIGGTINGDGSLRVRVGATGEETTLAGIMRLVEEAQQSKSKTQVLADRAAGWLFYVALGAAVVTAIAWTLAVSFDATVIERVVTVLVIACPHALGLAIPLVVAINTSLAARNGMLVRDRIAMEDARNLDAIIFDKTGTLTEGEHGVVDMATVDGVGEDDALRLAAAVESDSEHMIARAIREAANERDLSAPDATDFEVIKGRGVRATVDVSGFAGGSSDESDGGTEVYVGGPNLLTQLESEMPDHLQRFADEAGQNAQTVVYLVRDGELVAAFAMADVIREESFRVVDTLHDLGIEVAMLTGDSRDVADAVADELGIDTVFAEVLPEDKDEKVRELQDQGKLVGMVGDGVNDAPALTRADVGIAIGSGTDVAVQSADVILVQNNPMDVVRLVKLSKASYRKMQENIVWAAGYNVFAIPLAAGVLAPIGILLSPAVGALLMSLSTVIVAINAQLLRRVDLSIPELQGETPSTEAQPAD
- a CDS encoding SHOCT domain-containing protein; this encodes MTQLTTHVGRTARRLVIFAVPLLVAATGTAVAHGGGSYGGGMMGGSGWGLFGGAMGLWGLLWMGLLIAVPLYVVYALLNRESSGNDEQSLSVLRERYARGELSDDEFERRRKRLEQSE